One region of Clostridia bacterium genomic DNA includes:
- a CDS encoding NAD(P)/FAD-dependent oxidoreductase codes for MYDVAIIGAGVVGGLLARKLSAYKLKVCILEKENDVAMGATKANSAIVHAGFDAEPGTLKASLNVKGSMMMEKIARELGVKYKKNGSLVIGFDEKDKEVLESLLERGQKNGVQGLKLLGKEEVHALEKNLSEKVQYALHAPSGAIICPYELTVAAIGNAMDNGADLKCNFEVTDICKNGDAFAVSSKTDWVQARFVVNAAGLYSDEIAKLAGDFSIEVHPRKGEYILLDKGEGSLLTHTVFRTPSEKGKGILVTPTVDNNLLLGPTSVDRMDKADAGTTREGFAKILKEASENVDGIPFNKAITSFCGLRAAGNTGDFIIRSPQKGFINVAGIESPGLSASPAIAEFVADMLKEQGLAMDEKENFNPVRRPMHAFREASTEEKNKMIKQNPAYGKIVCRCEKVSEGEILDALRFNPKATDLDGVKRRTRAQMGRCQGGFCGPYIVELIAKETGVAYEKVTKFGGESFINFGKTKEV; via the coding sequence ATGTATGATGTTGCAATCATCGGCGCAGGGGTTGTGGGCGGTCTGCTTGCCAGAAAGCTTTCTGCTTACAAGCTTAAGGTGTGCATTTTAGAGAAGGAAAACGATGTGGCAATGGGGGCTACAAAGGCAAATTCTGCCATTGTGCACGCGGGCTTTGATGCAGAGCCGGGTACTTTAAAAGCAAGCCTTAACGTAAAAGGCTCGATGATGATGGAAAAAATTGCGCGCGAGCTTGGGGTAAAGTATAAGAAAAACGGCTCGCTGGTTATCGGGTTTGATGAAAAGGATAAGGAAGTCCTTGAGAGCCTTTTAGAGCGTGGGCAGAAAAACGGTGTGCAGGGGCTGAAATTGCTTGGAAAAGAAGAAGTGCATGCGCTGGAGAAAAATCTTTCGGAAAAGGTGCAATATGCTTTGCATGCCCCGAGCGGTGCGATCATTTGCCCTTATGAGCTGACTGTTGCGGCAATCGGCAATGCCATGGACAACGGTGCGGATTTAAAATGTAATTTTGAGGTGACCGATATCTGTAAAAACGGTGATGCCTTTGCGGTTTCAAGCAAGACCGATTGGGTGCAGGCGCGGTTTGTGGTTAATGCCGCAGGGCTTTACAGCGATGAGATTGCAAAATTAGCAGGCGATTTTTCCATTGAGGTGCATCCCAGAAAAGGGGAATATATTTTGCTGGATAAGGGCGAGGGCAGTCTTTTGACGCATACCGTATTCCGCACGCCCTCTGAAAAGGGAAAGGGTATTCTGGTTACGCCTACGGTGGACAATAATCTTTTACTGGGTCCGACCTCTGTGGACAGAATGGATAAAGCGGATGCAGGTACGACTCGAGAAGGGTTTGCAAAAATTTTAAAAGAGGCATCCGAAAATGTGGACGGGATTCCTTTTAATAAGGCAATCACCTCCTTTTGCGGTTTGCGCGCGGCAGGCAACACAGGCGATTTTATCATCCGTTCGCCCCAAAAGGGCTTTATCAATGTGGCAGGGATTGAATCGCCCGGTCTTTCGGCATCTCCTGCCATTGCGGAATTCGTGGCGGATATGCTGAAAGAACAAGGACTTGCAATGGATGAAAAGGAGAATTTTAATCCTGTAAGACGTCCGATGCACGCGTTTCGGGAAGCAAGTACAGAAGAAAAAAATAAAATGATCAAACAAAATCCTGCCTACGGCAAGATTGTTTGCCGTTGCGAAAAGGTGAGCGAGGGTGAAATTTTGGATGCGTTGCGGTTCAATCCTAAAGCGACCGATTTAGATGGCGTAAAAAGGCGTACGAGAGCACAGATGGGCAGATGTCAGGGCGGTTTTTGCGGTCCCTATATTGTGGAGCTGATTGCAAAAGAAACGGGCGTAGCTTACGAAAAAGTAACCAAATTCGGCGGAGAATCTTTCATAAATTTCGGAAAGACCAAGGAGGTGTGA
- a CDS encoding FAD-dependent oxidoreductase — translation MTDLVIIGGGPAGLSAAVAAYDAGITDILILERDEKLGGILQQCIHNGFGLHKFGEELTGPEYALRYEKQVKARKIPVKLNTMVLDLSEDLTVTASNTEEGIFQIQAKAVILAMGCRERSKGALNIPGSRPSGIFSAGTAQKYVNMKGYMPGKNVVILGSGDIGLIMARRMTLEGVKVHAVCELMPYSGGLARNIQQCLNDFDIPLKLSHTVIDIHGKERLTGVTIAKVDESRKPIPGTEEYIKCDTLLLSVGLIPENELSQQAGLDLNRVTGGAEVNQSRETNIPGLFACGNVLHVHDLVDFVSEEAEIAGMSAAEYIRGAEKGTLHIPISTDGKIRYTVPQRITKAEDVKVYFRVSDVFKNVKINVFDGETLLLSKKKQKVAPGEMETVTLKADALKQANALRFELEVL, via the coding sequence ATGACGGATTTAGTGATCATCGGTGGCGGTCCTGCAGGGCTTAGTGCTGCGGTTGCAGCATATGATGCAGGCATAACAGATATTTTGATTCTGGAAAGAGATGAAAAGCTTGGGGGTATTTTACAGCAATGTATTCATAATGGATTCGGGTTGCATAAGTTTGGAGAAGAATTAACCGGTCCTGAATATGCTTTGCGCTATGAAAAACAGGTAAAAGCGCGAAAAATACCCGTAAAGCTGAATACCATGGTGCTGGATTTAAGCGAGGATTTGACCGTAACGGCGAGTAACACCGAGGAAGGCATTTTTCAGATTCAGGCAAAGGCGGTCATTCTTGCCATGGGTTGCAGAGAGCGGTCAAAGGGCGCATTAAACATCCCCGGAAGTCGACCCTCCGGCATATTCAGCGCAGGCACGGCACAAAAGTATGTGAACATGAAAGGGTATATGCCGGGCAAAAATGTGGTGATTTTAGGGTCGGGCGACATCGGGCTGATTATGGCGCGACGCATGACCTTAGAGGGCGTAAAGGTACACGCGGTTTGCGAGCTGATGCCCTATTCAGGGGGGCTGGCCCGAAACATTCAGCAATGCTTGAACGATTTTGACATTCCTTTAAAATTAAGCCATACGGTGATAGATATTCACGGCAAAGAACGGTTAACGGGGGTGACCATCGCGAAGGTGGACGAGAGCAGAAAACCTATCCCCGGCACAGAAGAATACATTAAATGCGACACACTTTTGCTGTCGGTGGGGCTGATTCCCGAAAACGAGCTTTCACAGCAGGCAGGTCTTGATTTGAACCGCGTTACAGGCGGTGCTGAAGTAAATCAGAGCCGGGAAACGAACATTCCGGGGCTTTTTGCCTGCGGAAATGTATTGCATGTACACGACCTGGTGGATTTTGTATCCGAAGAAGCGGAAATCGCAGGCATGAGTGCCGCAGAATATATCCGAGGAGCAGAAAAAGGGACTTTACATATCCCGATTTCCACCGACGGGAAAATCCGCTATACCGTACCGCAACGCATCACAAAAGCGGAGGATGTGAAGGTGTATTTCAGAGTGTCCGATGTGTTTAAAAATGTGAAAATCAATGTGTTTGATGGGGAAACGCTTTTGCTTTCTAAGAAAAAGCAAAAGGTAGCACCGGGTGAGATGGAAACGGTGACTTTAAAGGCAGATGCTTTGAAACAGGCAAATGCATTGCGTTTTGAACTGGAGGTGCTTTGA
- a CDS encoding DUF1667 domain-containing protein — translation MQKTFTCIVCPLGCSLTVETDGREVLSVTGNTCKRGEQYAKDETLNPVRTVTSTVRCADGTVVPVKTETPIPKDKIFECMKKINQTIAPLHILAGDVIIEDVFGSRVIATADK, via the coding sequence ATGCAAAAGACTTTTACTTGTATTGTATGCCCGTTAGGCTGTAGCCTTACGGTGGAAACGGATGGCAGGGAAGTACTGTCTGTTACGGGGAATACCTGCAAGCGGGGCGAGCAGTATGCAAAGGACGAAACCTTAAATCCGGTGCGTACCGTAACCTCTACCGTGCGGTGTGCAGACGGTACGGTTGTGCCGGTCAAAACCGAAACACCCATTCCAAAGGATAAAATTTTTGAATGCATGAAAAAGATAAATCAGACAATTGCACCCTTGCACATTTTGGCAGGAGATGTTATAATAGAAGATGTATTCGGCAGTCGTGTGATTGCAACGGCGGATAAATAA